In Thermococcus profundus, the genomic stretch CTGAGTGCTTTAACCGCCGCCCTGATCCCGTTGGAGTATATCCCGTCGTCGTTGGTGAGGAGTATCCTCATTTCAATCCCTCACAACCTTAACATCGAGCCTCTCAAAGTCCCTGTCAAAGGTATAGACCTCGGAGATGCCAGCTTCCTTCATTTTCACGTAAGCCAAGGCGTCGTTTATTCCGAGGTTCTTTTCCTCTGCCATGAGGGCCGCTTTCAAATAATCAGAGGTCGACACGTCCAGCACTTTGATGTTCTCCGCCGTTAGTATGCCCATCAGTATCTCAACTGCTTTTTTCTTCCCCGCCCTGCTCTCGATTACGTTGGCAACCTCGCTGATGTGGACGACAGTGGTAACTACCTCTTCTCCCTCGCTGACCCTTTTGAGTATCTCCTTAGCCATCTCCTTGATGGTTCTGACGTTCTCCGGCGGTTCCTTTTTAGGCTTGAGGAACGCATATATGAAAACGTTGGCATCTATGAACCTCACTTCGACCACAGCTCCCTCTTAAGTTTCTCCCATTCGTCGAGCTCCTCAATCTCGACGCTGTCAAAGAACTTAGTGAAATTAACCTTTTTCCTCGGAAGGAGCTCAACCCTGTCCCCGAGGTCAACTATGATTACTTCATCCCCCAGCTTCTCCCTCAGCTCCTTCGGGAGGAGAAGCCTCCCCTGGGAATCCAGTCTCTTCACCAAAACTTCCATTTTCTCACCATTTTTCCGTTGGTTCGCCAGGTATAAATAGGTTCCGCCATTCCCTTTGACCACCCGAAAGTCTTAAAAAGATTCCAACCAGAATCATTCTTATGAGAATCATTCCACGCAGAACCGAACTTGAGAAGATCAATGTGTCAGGCTGGAAGATGATCTACGGGAGGAGGAAAACGGGAAAGACATTCCTGGCCAGGAACTTCATTGACTACAGGAGGTACTTCTTCGTCAACAGGAATGGGAGCATCCTCGACGTGGACTCCAGAAAGGTTCTAACGTACGAGGATTTCAAGGACGAGCTTCTCAGAGAGCTGGAAAATGGAAGGATTGTAGTTGACGAGTTCCACCGCCTTCCGGAGGAGTTCCTCGACCTCCTCCACGCATATTCCGGAAATGGCGAGCTCCTACTGATAACCTCAACGCTCTGGCTCGCCATGAGGCTCCTGGGGAAAAGGGAAAGCCCTCTCCTGGGGACGGTCCTTCCAGTTAAGGTGGGTCTCATAGATGAGAGGGAAATAGTGATGGAGCTTTCGAAGGAGGTGAGTGGAAAAGAGCTGGTGGAGGCGGCAACTTACCTGAGAGAGCCGGTTCTCGTTCCCCTCTACCAGCCCCCACTCAGGCAGTTCCTGGCTTCCTATCTACAATCATCTGGGGCCATGATAGCAGAGCTCGTTGGAGAAGCCTTCTCCGAGGAAGAGGTCAGCCTTTCGGAGGTTTATCTGGCGGTTCTCCATTCAATAGCGGACGGGAAGTCAAAGAGCGGGGAGATAGGGAACTACCTCCTCTCGCGGGGCCTCATAGAGTCCCCCTCAAGCGTTCAGAAGTACCTCAAGGTTCTCACGGCAATGGGGCTGATAGAGAAAAGACCCATCCATGGAAAGAAGAAGCGGTTCCGCTACGCCATAGCCTCTCCCCTTCTGGATCTCCACTTCTACCTTGAAGCCAAGTACGGTTACACCGAGATGGACACACCCCTGGAGTTCATAAGGCGCGTAATAGACGAGAAGCTTCCCAGGCACATTGAAAGCTTCACCGAATCCCTGCTGGCCAAAGTCTACGGCTTAAGACCAGTTAGCGTTGAGCTACCGGAGCTTGAGCTCGACATAGCCCTTCAGGGATTCCGGAAGCTCGAAATCGTTGGGGAGGTCAAGTGGAAAGTCCGCGTCAAACGCGAGGAGATAGCGAAGATCGAGGACAAACTGGGCCAGTTTGACTGCAGAAAGCTCCTCATAGTGCCCGATGAAGCAGTACTGGAGCGCAAGCCCGAGGGAATCGAAGTTTTGACACCATCGGATCTCGTGGAGCTCGCCGAAAAGAGCCTAGGGGAAAGCACTCACCTTTAAAAACCCTAACCACCAGCCGCTCTCAGGTGAGAAGATGACGTACTGGACGAGCGAGGACAACGTGGCCGGAAAGACGGGGACGGCCCTCTTCATAATCCTGCCAACGATAGGCTGCTACCGCTTCCGCGTCGGTGAGCCGTGCTACATGTGCGCCTATCCAACCGCCGCGCCGAAGGTGATGTGGAGCCAGGAGGCAATAGTGGACTACGTGAGGGAAGCACTCAAAAAGATTGAAGGAAAGAAGGGGCCCTTTGCCGTGAGGATGTTCACCTCGGGCTCATTCCTCGACAACGGCGAGCTCAAACCGGAAACGAGGAGGAAAATCTTCGAAATCCTCTCCGAGCTTGATGATGTTGAGGAGATAGTCATCGAGAGCAGGAGCGAGCTCGTCAGATACGACGCCGTTAAAGAGCTTGCTGAGATAGTCCCGGACAAGCACTTTGAGGTCGCCATCGGTCTTGAGACTGCCAACGATGAGATAGCCGACGTCTCCATCAACAAGGGAAATACGTTCTCCGAATTTGTGAAAGCAGCCGAAATAACCCACAAAGCCGGCGCCAAGGTCAAAACCTACCTCCTCCTCAAGCCGATCTTCCTCTCCGAGCGCGACGGGATTGAAGATGCAAAGGCGAGCATAATCAAGGCTGAGCCCTACACGGACACGTTCTCAATCAACATAACAGACATCCAGAAGGGGACGCTCTACGAGAGGCTGTGGGAGAAGAAGGAGTACAGGCCGCCGTGGCTCTGGAGTGCGGTTGAGGTCCTAACCTGGGCAAAGAAGAAGTTCCCCCACAAGAGAATCCTGAGCGACCCCGTTGGTGCCGGTTCTAGGAGGGGACCGCACAACTGCCTCACCGACTACGACAGAATCATCGGAAGGGCGATAAAGAAGTTCTCGGCAACCCAGGATTTGAGCTACTTGGAGAACCTCGAGCCGGAATGCCGCGAGCGCTGGAGATACATCGTCGAGAATGGCCTCTTAGACTGGCAGCTAGTGACGTGGTGAATTTCCTTCTGCCTTTCGGCTCATTTCTTCCAGCTTTTTTATGGGGTGTATAAACCCGGCCGGCACATCTTTTGTGGACATTAATGGCCATCCACGAAAGCTTTAAATGTTGACAAACGTAAAAAGGCTTAGCAAATTGCGGGTGATGATTATGGCAGACGTCGAAGGGAAAACCGTTGTCGTAAAGGAGAACTACCTGGTGACTGGCAAAGCGGAGGGCGTCGTTGAAATTGACGTCGACACTTTTCTATGCAAGGGGTGCGGGATCTGCGTTGAGATGTGCCCCAGAAAGGTCTTTGAGTGGAGCAAGGAGCTCAGTGAAAAGGGCGTCCACTACCCAGTCCCGGTTCACGCGGAGAAGTGCGTCAAGTGCAAGCTCTGCGAGCTGCTCTGCCCCGACTTCGCCATCTCGGTAAGGTGGTGACGCATGATTATCCGCGGCGACGAGCCTGAGCAGATCAGGCTCATCAAGAAGCTCTACAAGCCGGGCAACTACTTCATGCAGGGAAACGAGGCTCTATCCTACGGCGCGCTCTTCGCAGGATGCCGCTTCTACGCTGGCTACCCGATAACCCCCTCAAGCGAAATAGCGGAGACGATGGCGAGGGAGCTTCCGAAGCTCGGCGGGTACTACCTCCAGATGGAGGATGAGATAGGGAGCATAGCCGCGATGGTTGGAGCCTCCTGGACGGGCTTCAAAGTCATGACGGCAACTGCTGGCCCTGGCTTCTCCCTCATGCAGGAGAACCTAGGATACGCCGTGATGACAGAAACACCTTTGGTTCTCGTCGATGTCCAGAGGAGCGGTCCGAGCACGGGTCAGGCCACTAAAGGAGCGCAGGGGGACTTCTTCCAGGCGAGGTGGGGAACCCACGGCGACCATCCCATAGTGGCACTTTCCCCAACGAGCGGACAGGATGCCTTTTGGGAAGTAATAAGGGCGTTCAACATTGCCGAAAGGCTTAGAACACCGGTTGTGGTTCTCTTCGATGGTGTTCTGGCACACACGAGGGAGCTCGTCAAAATACCCGACGTAGAGGAAGTCGAGATAACCTACCGCAAGCTTCCAGCTAACGAGGAGGAG encodes the following:
- a CDS encoding type II toxin-antitoxin system VapC family toxin, producing the protein MRFIDANVFIYAFLKPKKEPPENVRTIKEMAKEILKRVSEGEEVVTTVVHISEVANVIESRAGKKKAVEILMGILTAENIKVLDVSTSDYLKAALMAEEKNLGINDALAYVKMKEAGISEVYTFDRDFERLDVKVVRD
- a CDS encoding MraZ C-terminal domain-containing protein, producing MEVLVKRLDSQGRLLLPKELREKLGDEVIIVDLGDRVELLPRKKVNFTKFFDSVEIEELDEWEKLKRELWSK
- a CDS encoding AAA family ATPase, producing MRIIPRRTELEKINVSGWKMIYGRRKTGKTFLARNFIDYRRYFFVNRNGSILDVDSRKVLTYEDFKDELLRELENGRIVVDEFHRLPEEFLDLLHAYSGNGELLLITSTLWLAMRLLGKRESPLLGTVLPVKVGLIDEREIVMELSKEVSGKELVEAATYLREPVLVPLYQPPLRQFLASYLQSSGAMIAELVGEAFSEEEVSLSEVYLAVLHSIADGKSKSGEIGNYLLSRGLIESPSSVQKYLKVLTAMGLIEKRPIHGKKKRFRYAIASPLLDLHFYLEAKYGYTEMDTPLEFIRRVIDEKLPRHIESFTESLLAKVYGLRPVSVELPELELDIALQGFRKLEIVGEVKWKVRVKREEIAKIEDKLGQFDCRKLLIVPDEAVLERKPEGIEVLTPSDLVELAEKSLGESTHL
- a CDS encoding archaeosine biosynthesis radical SAM protein RaSEA yields the protein MTYWTSEDNVAGKTGTALFIILPTIGCYRFRVGEPCYMCAYPTAAPKVMWSQEAIVDYVREALKKIEGKKGPFAVRMFTSGSFLDNGELKPETRRKIFEILSELDDVEEIVIESRSELVRYDAVKELAEIVPDKHFEVAIGLETANDEIADVSINKGNTFSEFVKAAEITHKAGAKVKTYLLLKPIFLSERDGIEDAKASIIKAEPYTDTFSINITDIQKGTLYERLWEKKEYRPPWLWSAVEVLTWAKKKFPHKRILSDPVGAGSRRGPHNCLTDYDRIIGRAIKKFSATQDLSYLENLEPECRERWRYIVENGLLDWQLVTW
- a CDS encoding 2-oxoglutarate ferredoxin oxidoreductase subunit delta yields the protein MADVEGKTVVVKENYLVTGKAEGVVEIDVDTFLCKGCGICVEMCPRKVFEWSKELSEKGVHYPVPVHAEKCVKCKLCELLCPDFAISVRW
- a CDS encoding 2-oxoacid:acceptor oxidoreductase subunit alpha; translated protein: MIIRGDEPEQIRLIKKLYKPGNYFMQGNEALSYGALFAGCRFYAGYPITPSSEIAETMARELPKLGGYYLQMEDEIGSIAAMVGASWTGFKVMTATAGPGFSLMQENLGYAVMTETPLVLVDVQRSGPSTGQATKGAQGDFFQARWGTHGDHPIVALSPTSGQDAFWEVIRAFNIAERLRTPVVVLFDGVLAHTRELVKIPDVEEVEITYRKLPANEEEAKLPFGDPHGDGVPPMPLFGHGYFTHVTGSTHKENGLRDVYTPEVHDKLVRRIHRKIEQNRHVYEKYEEHFTDDAEILVVSWGVTARPALGAVLKAREEGIKAGLFVPKTVHPFPGERMRELGKKVRAVLVAEMNLGQMIIEVERYLNDDVLLKGVNKIGGVPLTVEEILREIRGVA